TTTAAAAACTTCTAAGGTAGGTAATGTGGGTATGTCATTCGAAAATTCAAGAAGATAGTAATTGTCTTCATTTTCAGGATCCTGTGTATAGGCTTTAATTTCATAGTCTTCAGCTAAAAAACCACCAGTTTGACTTTGCTCAACACGTGTTATTGGACTAACAGATTTTAGTGTTTCTGAGGCAATATAGGTTTCGCTATTATATACTATTGTTAATTGGTATGTTTCATCAATAACAGGACTAAATGTATTATTTGTATAATAGCCAGAATCACCTTCCTCAGTAAATACAAATTCAGTATTTTGTGAATTGGTTATTTTAACTTCAGCATTATTGGCAGGAGGAATAATAGTATCAAAATAGGGAGCAGAAAGGCTTAATTTTATTAATTGTGAACTACCCGAAGTTCCTTTGAGCCAATTGATTGAGGCGTCAATAATCAGTCTTGGTTCTGATTGAGGTAAATCTACATCAATAACATCTTCACAAGATATAAAAGCAATCAACACAATAAAAAATAATATTTTTTTCATAATCTTCTTAAAATCTAAAATTATAAGATATAGAAGGAACTATACCGAAAATGGATAATCGTGTGGCTTCGTTAACCCCAGTTTCATTATTAGTACTAAAATTTATAGAAGCTGCATTTTTTCTATTATAAATATTATAAAGACCAAAAACCCATTCGCTTTGCCACCCTTTGTTCTTATTTGGTTTTGGGACGTAATTCGCTGATATATCTAAGCGATGATACGATGGTAATCTATA
The nucleotide sequence above comes from Aureibaculum algae. Encoded proteins:
- a CDS encoding DUF4249 domain-containing protein — encoded protein: MKKILFFIVLIAFISCEDVIDVDLPQSEPRLIIDASINWLKGTSGSSQLIKLSLSAPYFDTIIPPANNAEVKITNSQNTEFVFTEEGDSGYYTNNTFSPVIDETYQLTIVYNSETYIASETLKSVSPITRVEQSQTGGFLAEDYEIKAYTQDPENEDNYYLLEFSNDIPTLPTLEVFKDEFVNGNEIFAYFSDEDLEVGNEIKIRSYGTSERYYEFMFILLQQTSDGGGGPFETQPATVRGNCINTTNKENYPLGYFRLSEVDEFTYEIQ